From Chitinophagales bacterium, the proteins below share one genomic window:
- a CDS encoding SMI1/KNR4 family protein → MRWLTEILDKSFAKMVEEEYLMQTCVKIPQEMYLEDYDPRKEYKTWKPIKSVVTDDSLNELEGKLKLNLPKSYREFLKYKHFVELQIDDFAVSFPKHLPNTYQETLEDFMLNIYEPRYLVNKKLICFASFQDIGFLCFDATEPKHENEYKIMFLDHENLDDKIEYCANFKELMEGDKERSYIFITTKLNTRYQN, encoded by the coding sequence ATGAGATGGCTAACTGAAATACTTGATAAAAGTTTTGCAAAAATGGTAGAAGAAGAATACCTAATGCAAACATGCGTAAAAATACCACAAGAAATGTACTTGGAAGATTACGACCCAAGAAAGGAATACAAAACATGGAAACCCATTAAAAGCGTTGTCACTGATGATAGCCTAAACGAACTAGAAGGAAAACTCAAACTAAATCTTCCAAAATCTTATCGTGAATTTCTAAAGTACAAACATTTCGTTGAACTTCAAATTGATGATTTCGCAGTAAGTTTCCCGAAACATTTACCTAATACATATCAAGAAACTCTTGAAGATTTTATGCTTAACATTTATGAGCCAAGATATCTAGTGAACAAAAAACTAATATGCTTTGCAAGTTTTCAAGATATAGGTTTTTTATGTTTTGATGCAACAGAACCAAAACACGAAAATGAATATAAAATCATGTTTCTTGACCATGAAAATCTAGACGACAAAATTGAATACTGTGCAAATTTCAAAGAACTCATGGAAGGCGATAAAGAACGGAGCTACATTTTTATAACAACAAAATTGAACACAAGATATCAAAATTAA